The Rhizobium sp. WSM4643 genome contains the following window.
GGTGAAGGCGGCTGCCGCAAGCTTCACGCCGTCGAGCCGGCACTGGTCGAGGCCGTGGCTGGAGGCCTCCATCGCGGCATGCGTCACGCCCTCTCCGGCAAGTTCCGCCAACAGCTCATGGAGCGACACAGGATCGGGCGTCGTCAGCGAGCCATATTCGTTGCGCGTCGGCGAGACGACGCCCGTCGTGCCGATCATTGCGGCCGCGTGGCCAGCATGCGCCCAGATCTGCCGGGTGAAAGAAGCGACGGAGGTTTTGCCCGCGGTGCCGGTGACGGCGACCATGGTATCGGGCTGCCTGCCATGGAAACGCGCGGCGGCGATGGAAAGGAAACGCCGCGGCTCCTTGACCGCAAGCACCGGGATCGCAGCAGCGACGGCTTGGGAGGCGATCGCGACGGCAGCGCCGCGGCCGGCGGCATCCGCGATGAAGCCTGCGCCGTCCGCCTTGGTGCCGGCGACCGCGACGAAAGCATTGCCCGGCGCCACCTTGCGGCTGTCCGAAGACAGGCCTGAAATATCAAGCAAGCCTGCCGGGCCTTCGAGCTGTGCTTCAAGTTCCGGAAACTGATCTCCGGCCAGGTCTCGCAATTTCATCGCACGCACTTTTCTCTCTTGAATCCGGTTCACCCCTCGCGAATCGGCGTCGATATTCATTCACACTCAATAAGACACCAGCAAGGCCGATCCGCCCTCCCCGAATTTCGGCTCGATGCCGAGAATGGGGGCCGCGCGGCTGATGATCTCGCGGGCGATCGGACCGGCGGTACCGGCCGAGATCGTTCCGCCATAGGCCTTCTCACCGGTCTTCGGCTCGTCGCAGAAGGTGATCACCGCATATTTGGGATCGTTGATCGGGAATGCGGCGATGAAGGAATTGAAATTCAGGGTCGCCGAATAACGCCCGTTCACCACCTTGTCGGCCGTGCCGGTCTTGCTGCCGACGGAAAAGCCCGGCACGCGGGCGACGCGCCCGGATCCCTTGTAGCCGTTGAAGTCAAGGAGATAGCGGATCTCGTCGCTGGTCGACTTCTTGATCACCTGCGTGGCGATCTCATCAGCCTGCTCGCGCGTGCGCGGCAGGAATGTCGGCTCTATCAGCTTGCCGCCGTTGACGAGAGCGGCGGCCGCCACCCCTGTCTGCAGCGCCGTCGTCGAGACGCCGTGGCCAAAGGAAATTGTGATCGAATTGATCTTCTTCCAGACCCGCGGCTGGCTCGGCATCTTCACTTCGGGCAGCTCGGTCTGCATCTTCGTCAAGAGGCCGAACTTGGTCAGATAGTCCTTCTGCGCGTCGATGCCGACGATGTCGATGACGCGCGCCGTACCGATATTCGACGAATATTGGAAAATCTCGGGAACAGTCAGCCAGCGGCGCTGCCCGTGAAAATCGTGGATAGTGAAACCGCCGATATAGATCGATTTGCTGGCATCGAAACTGTCGGTCATCTTCACCTTGCCGCTATCGAGCGCCATGGCCAGCGAAAAGGTCTTGAAGGTCGAGCCCATTTCGAAGGTGCCGTTGGTCATCCGGTTGAGCCAACCCTCCTTGGCGCCTTCCTGCGGATCGTTCGGATCGAAATCCGGCGCCGATGCCATCGCTAGCACTTCTCCCGTATGCACGTCGATGACCGCAGCACCCGCGCCCTTGGACTGAAAGTTGTTGACGGCGTTGACGACCGCGTCCCGCACGATGTTCTGCACGCGCAGGTCGATCGATAGCCGCACCGGCTCGAGCGGCTGGTCGCTGGTCATGCCGACGGAGGCGAGATCGGCCAACCCCTGGTCGTCGATAAATTTCTCCATGCCGGCGACACCGCGGTTGTCGATGTTGACGTAACCGAGGATATGCGCGGCGGTCGAGCCGCCCGGATAGAAGCGGCGCTTCTCCGGCCGGAAGCCGATCCCGGGAATGCCGAGCGCCAGGATCTGGCTCTGCTGCTTCGGCGTCAGCTGCCGGCGCAGCCAGGCGAAATGCGAGGTCTTGACCGAGAGTTTCTTGTAGGTGTCCTTGACGTCGAGCTCGGGCAGCACCGTCGCGAGCTTCTCGACCGCCTCGTCGGCGTCGACGATCTTGTTCGGTTCGGCAAACAGCGAGACGGTACGGATGTCCGTCGCCAGCACCTCGCCGTTGCGGTCGAGAATGTCGGGGCGCGAGGCCATCAGCCGGTCGGGCGGCAGGATGCTGGAGACGACCTCCTGGTCCTTCATTGCATATTCGACGAGACGGCCGCCGATGACCGCGTAGACACCCATGAAGCCAAGGATCAGCAGGCCGACGCGGCTTTTTGCCTGCCCTGATTTCTTCTTGCGCGATCCCTCGATCGCCAAGCCAGCGGGGGAAGGACCACCGAAGCGGTTATAGACGCCGGCGGAGAAATGCGCCTGGCTCTTCAAAACCATGATGCGGGAAAGAAACGACATTATTCCTCCACCGATCCGGTTTCGATCTGATCTGCATCCTCTGCCTCACCGCGCGGCGAAGGCGTTGGAATGGGTTGTGCCTTGGCGATGGCTTGCGCGCCCTTGGCGGTGTCTGGCGCGCCCTTGGCACTGGCCACGGTCGCGCCTTTGGCACTGGCCTCGGTCTTGGCGCTGGCCTCGGTCGCGCTTTTGGCGCTGACCTTGGCCTCCGTCACATCAGGCACGGGAACCTCGGATTTCAGCATCGGCAATTCCTTGGCATGCACCAGCGCCGTCGATTCCGTCGGCTGCAGCTTCAATTCGTCATTATAGGCTCTGACCAGTCGCTCCAGCCGGTTCGGCTGCGATTGCAGCGCCCAGTCGGCCTTGAGAAGGTCGATCGTGTCCTTCTCGAGCTTGATCTCGGCTTCGAGGCGGTGAACCTCCTCGAGCTTCAATTCGGCGCGGTGCTTGATCGTGTAGGTTACGGCGGCAGTGGCCGTCATGACGCCGATGAGCACGAGATCGAACGTTTTCAGCATATCAACCACCAAGCTTTCCGAGGCTGGCAAGATTGGGAAACCCGAAGAGCGACATATCCGCGGCTTCGGCGGCAGCGTCGGTCCTCAGGCCAGCGCGAAGCTTGGCGGAGCGGGCACGCGGATTGATCTCCGCCTCCGCCTCGCTTGCCGAAACCATCGGCTTGCCGATGACCGCAAAGGTTGCGGCCCGCTCATGTGCGACCGGCAGGTGCCGCGAACCCGACGCCTTGCCGGCGCGGTCGGAGAAGAATTTCTTGACGATGCGGTCTTCGAGCGAATGAAAGGTGACGACGACGAGCCGCCCGCCGGGTTTCAGCGCCGCCTCCGCCGCAAACAGCGCCTGCGCCAGTTCGCCAAGCTCGTCATTGACGAAGATGCGCAATGCCTGGAAGACGCGCGTTGCCGGATGGATCTTGTCCTTCATCTTGCGCGGCGTGACGAGCTCGATGAGGCCGGCGAGATCGCGCGTCGTTTCGAACGGCTTTTCGGCGCGGCGCTTCTCGATCGCATGGGCGATGCGCGGCGCCTGGCTTTCCTCACCGAGAAAATGGAAGATGCGGATGAGATCGGCGACCTTGGCGCGGTTGACAACATCGGCGGCCGAAACGCCTTCGGCCGACATGCGCATGTCGAGCGGACCTTTTTTCTGGAAGGAGAAGCCGCGCTCGGCCTCGTCGATCTGCATGGAAGAGACGCCGATATCGAGCACGACGCCGTCGAGCCCGCCCGGCGGCGCGTAATCGCCAAGATTCGAGAATTGCGAATGAACGAGCCTGAGCCGACCGCCATGGGCAGCGACCATCTCTTGGCCAGCCGCAATTGCCGTCGGATCGCGGTCGAGCGCGATCACCTCGGCGCCGGCGGCAAGGATGGCCGAGCTGTAACCGCCCGCACCGAATGTACCATCGAGGATGATCTTGCCGGGCGCGGGCGCCAGCGCCGCAACGACTTCGTCGAGAAGAACCGGAATGTGACGAACCGGTCCGCCACCGGCATCAGTTGAACCTCCGCCAGGATTCGCCACCATTCCGTTTCCTCGTTCTTTCAGGAGCGCTTGCCCGCCAGCTTGCGCTCCCCTCGTGCTTGCGCCTGTGCAGCCACAAAAGCCTGCGGTTGCCAGAGCTGAAAATGATCCGCCCGACCGACGAAGGTCACTTCGTCCGAGATGCCAGTGAAGCCCCGAATGAAATCCGTGACCATCAGCCGCCCCTCGGCGTCGAGCTTCATGAAGACCCCGCCTCCATGAATGAGAAGCGACATCTCGTTCGCATCCGGCGAAAACGGATCCTCCGCAGCAATCTGCCGTTCGAATCTTTCGAGAAGATCCGGACCGCCGACGCTGATCGCCGGAAACACAAAGTCCTGAAAGCAGTAGAGCTCCTGGACGTTGCGCTGCGCCAGCACGGAACGGAACGCCGAAGGCACGGAGACCCTGCCCTTGGCGTCGATCCTGTTGGTCGCGTTCGAAAGGAAGCGGCTCATCACACGAAACATCCGTTCCCGCAGGGATCCGGACCAAAAAACGCCCGAAACTCCCGATATCAGGCACAGCTTCGCAAGCCGGATGAGCAAAAACCCTTCCGACGCTTCCGGAGAGGAAGACGCCTTTGCTTTGCGATGAATGGGCAGATGATTGCCCTGGTGCAGTGCGCATTTGGGATAGCATGGGACCATATGGGCGTCAATGGGATACGCCCATTTTGCAATGGACGCATGATCAAAAATTTATAAGCCGTTAAGTTTAACAAAGGGTTAGCAGCTCACCTTACAAATGACACGCATTGGTAAAGCTACAATGAAAATCCGTCCTATGGATGCATAAACATTCGCTTGAAAACAGCCGGTTTCAGCGACTTACGCGGAAAATCCGGCTGCCGCGCCGTTAAGATGGTAATCGCCAGTTGGCCTGTAAGCCGGGTTCTGTATGGCTCCGGCGTGAACCGGAACGTGGCAGCCATTCCTCTGGGACAGCGTTCGCACGCTGCCTCACGCAACCCACCCGGATGACTGGCCTGGAAACCGGCCGGAAGGCCTTTCGGCCTGCCGCGTCATCCCTATTCGGTCTTGCTCCCGGTGGGGTTTACCGTGCCATTTCCGTTGCCGGAGATGCGGTGGGCTCTTACCCCACCCTTTCACCCTTACCTGTCATGACAGGCGGTTTGCTTTCTGTGGCACTTTCCCTGAGGTCGCCCTCGCCGGACGTTATCCGGCACCGTGTTTCCGTGGAGCCCGGACTTTCCTCACCCTACCGCCTTTCGGCATTGGTAAAGCGCGGCTGCCCAGCCAACTGGCACGGCTCCCATAAACGAGAGGGATCGCAATTGCTATCGAAATAAACGATATCGCTCAGAGCAATTCCAGCAACACTGCGCATCGGTTTTGCGTCCGGAATTGCGGAACAACAAAAAAGAGAGCACCCCCGTGGTTCGGAGAAAAACGGAAATGCTCTAGCGAAATTGCGGTGTGAAATCCGTGGAATAGCCCTGTCCGCCGATTCCGCCTGACAAAAGCAGCTCGGCCCCAAGCCGGCCGATCTCGTCCGAGCTCTTGGCCGACGTTCCGGCACAGCCCGTGAGCACCGCGATTTCTGGCGATGAGGTGTAGCCAATCATCGGGTAGCCGCGTTCCGTATGCGACACGACGCAGGCCGCCGTCGAAATCGAGAGCGGCACGATATCGGGCACGAGACCTTCAACGATGCGTTTGAGATGCGCGCGCACCGTATCGCGGCCCTCGGTCTTGAACCAAGCGCGCATATCGGCGTCGTCGCTGAGTGCCATATCGTCAGGATCGCCGCCGATCTTCAAGTAGAATTTGCCGTCGGGATACCGGATCGGCGGCAGCAGGTAGATTTCGATGCCGGGCGCCCGGAGAATGAGCGACGGCATCGCGGCCAGGCGCGCAGCATCGGCCTCGCTTACCTCGAAAAGCGTCACGGTCCGGGCATAAACCGTCATGGCAACGGGCCGCGGCAACAGATTCTCCGCAATGGAAAATCCGCCCGCCGCCAGCAGCACTTTTTCACCGCGGCAGATCCGGCCGCCTGATGTCTCGACGACAGCCACGCCGCCCTCGCTGCGGATCGAAACGACATAGTCACGAATGACGGTGGCGCCTGCCTTTTCGGCGAGCAGCGACTGCGCCTTGACCAGGCTGCGCGGACTGATGTGGCCCGCCCCCTTCGCCTCGAAGACGCCGGCGCCACCATCAGGAAAGGCG
Protein-coding sequences here:
- a CDS encoding peptidoglycan D,D-transpeptidase FtsI family protein; this translates as MSFLSRIMVLKSQAHFSAGVYNRFGGPSPAGLAIEGSRKKKSGQAKSRVGLLILGFMGVYAVIGGRLVEYAMKDQEVVSSILPPDRLMASRPDILDRNGEVLATDIRTVSLFAEPNKIVDADEAVEKLATVLPELDVKDTYKKLSVKTSHFAWLRRQLTPKQQSQILALGIPGIGFRPEKRRFYPGGSTAAHILGYVNIDNRGVAGMEKFIDDQGLADLASVGMTSDQPLEPVRLSIDLRVQNIVRDAVVNAVNNFQSKGAGAAVIDVHTGEVLAMASAPDFDPNDPQEGAKEGWLNRMTNGTFEMGSTFKTFSLAMALDSGKVKMTDSFDASKSIYIGGFTIHDFHGQRRWLTVPEIFQYSSNIGTARVIDIVGIDAQKDYLTKFGLLTKMQTELPEVKMPSQPRVWKKINSITISFGHGVSTTALQTGVAAAALVNGGKLIEPTFLPRTREQADEIATQVIKKSTSDEIRYLLDFNGYKGSGRVARVPGFSVGSKTGTADKVVNGRYSATLNFNSFIAAFPINDPKYAVITFCDEPKTGEKAYGGTISAGTAGPIAREIISRAAPILGIEPKFGEGGSALLVSY
- the ftsL gene encoding cell division protein FtsL, producing MLKTFDLVLIGVMTATAAVTYTIKHRAELKLEEVHRLEAEIKLEKDTIDLLKADWALQSQPNRLERLVRAYNDELKLQPTESTALVHAKELPMLKSEVPVPDVTEAKVSAKSATEASAKTEASAKGATVASAKGAPDTAKGAQAIAKAQPIPTPSPRGEAEDADQIETGSVEE
- the rsmH gene encoding 16S rRNA (cytosine(1402)-N(4))-methyltransferase RsmH; amino-acid sequence: MVANPGGGSTDAGGGPVRHIPVLLDEVVAALAPAPGKIILDGTFGAGGYSSAILAAGAEVIALDRDPTAIAAGQEMVAAHGGRLRLVHSQFSNLGDYAPPGGLDGVVLDIGVSSMQIDEAERGFSFQKKGPLDMRMSAEGVSAADVVNRAKVADLIRIFHFLGEESQAPRIAHAIEKRRAEKPFETTRDLAGLIELVTPRKMKDKIHPATRVFQALRIFVNDELGELAQALFAAEAALKPGGRLVVVTFHSLEDRIVKKFFSDRAGKASGSRHLPVAHERAATFAVIGKPMVSASEAEAEINPRARSAKLRAGLRTDAAAEAADMSLFGFPNLASLGKLGG
- the mraZ gene encoding division/cell wall cluster transcriptional repressor MraZ, encoding MSRFLSNATNRIDAKGRVSVPSAFRSVLAQRNVQELYCFQDFVFPAISVGGPDLLERFERQIAAEDPFSPDANEMSLLIHGGGVFMKLDAEGRLMVTDFIRGFTGISDEVTFVGRADHFQLWQPQAFVAAQAQARGERKLAGKRS
- a CDS encoding NAD(P)/FAD-dependent oxidoreductase, with translation MAVDFKYIVVGRGLMGAAAARHLARQVDGVAVIGPDEPDDRKAHQGVFASHYDEGRITRTIDPDRNWALLANRSIGRYGEIARDSGIDFYREVGCAVVAPTQSDYLERTRQAAISLGVETRLLDGAGLKAAFPFFAFPDGGAGVFEAKGAGHISPRSLVKAQSLLAEKAGATVIRDYVVSIRSEGGVAVVETSGGRICRGEKVLLAAGGFSIAENLLPRPVAMTVYARTVTLFEVSEADAARLAAMPSLILRAPGIEIYLLPPIRYPDGKFYLKIGGDPDDMALSDDADMRAWFKTEGRDTVRAHLKRIVEGLVPDIVPLSISTAACVVSHTERGYPMIGYTSSPEIAVLTGCAGTSAKSSDEIGRLGAELLLSGGIGGQGYSTDFTPQFR